One window of the Burkholderia ubonensis subsp. mesacidophila genome contains the following:
- a CDS encoding chemotaxis protein CheX, translated as MTEGKPVSKVLVLDDSRTHADAIKRFCDDHNLIGLTVRRNRLLKVLRSNIDLGAILLAEDYGGSSAESAIVATQIDALRPELPIILRRDAQASRDGLPDALARVACATYVADDMTPLRRVIDEYIFSLDYPNALVRGISEITEARLDSVFPGMTISRDTPCIVRDRIIFGEVFSLIALESAWCRGYMLLQTSEQPLLEMLGGVRADGRAPDFRDVNGVLGELTNLVWGAFKNRYLGDAEALARHPVQVPLIVNHKQKFISFGGDCPQLCFKYRMTDPASGQEVCIDQRFVFSLSWSPEDFREVVQDVGPMVESGELELF; from the coding sequence ATGACCGAAGGCAAACCCGTCAGCAAGGTGCTCGTGCTCGACGACAGCCGCACGCACGCCGACGCGATCAAGCGCTTCTGCGACGACCACAACCTGATCGGCCTGACGGTGCGCCGCAACCGGCTGCTGAAGGTGCTGCGCTCGAACATCGATCTCGGCGCGATCCTGCTCGCCGAGGATTACGGCGGCTCGTCGGCCGAGAGCGCGATCGTCGCGACGCAGATCGACGCGCTGCGCCCCGAGCTGCCGATCATCCTGCGCCGCGACGCGCAGGCGTCGCGCGACGGCCTGCCGGACGCGCTCGCGCGCGTCGCGTGCGCGACCTACGTCGCCGACGACATGACGCCGCTGCGGCGCGTGATCGACGAATACATCTTCAGCCTCGACTACCCGAACGCGCTCGTGCGCGGCATCTCGGAGATCACCGAGGCGCGGCTAGACAGCGTGTTTCCCGGCATGACGATCAGCCGCGACACGCCGTGCATCGTGCGCGACCGGATCATCTTCGGCGAGGTGTTCAGCCTGATCGCGCTCGAAAGCGCGTGGTGCCGCGGCTACATGCTGCTGCAGACGAGCGAGCAGCCGTTGCTCGAGATGCTCGGCGGCGTGCGCGCCGATGGCCGCGCGCCGGATTTCCGCGACGTGAACGGCGTGCTCGGCGAGCTCACCAATCTCGTGTGGGGTGCGTTCAAGAACCGCTACCTCGGCGATGCGGAAGCGCTCGCGCGCCATCCGGTGCAGGTGCCGCTGATCGTCAATCACAAGCAGAAGTTCATCTCGTTCGGCGGCGATTGTCCGCAACTCTGCTTCAAGTACCGGATGACCGATCCGGCGTCGGGGCAGGAAGTCTGCATCGACCAGCGCTTCGTGTTCAGCCTGAGCTGGTCGCCGGAGGATTTCCGTGAGGTGGTGCAGGACGTCGGGCCGATGGTCGAGTCCGGCGAACTCGAATTGTTTTGA
- a CDS encoding response regulator translates to MAKILVVDDSGTVRDEVAGFLRNHGLDVATAVDGKDGLAKLKATPGVRLVISDVNMPNMDGLTMVEKIRGELGNAAVNVVMLTTESSPAMKERGKAAGVKGWIVKPFKGDAVVEALKKLAG, encoded by the coding sequence ATGGCAAAGATTCTGGTGGTTGACGATTCGGGCACGGTGCGCGACGAAGTCGCGGGCTTCCTGCGCAATCACGGGCTGGACGTCGCGACGGCGGTCGACGGCAAGGACGGGCTCGCGAAGCTGAAGGCGACGCCCGGCGTCCGGCTCGTGATCAGCGACGTCAACATGCCGAACATGGACGGCCTGACGATGGTCGAGAAGATTCGCGGCGAGCTCGGCAACGCGGCGGTCAACGTCGTGATGCTGACGACCGAAAGCAGCCCGGCGATGAAGGAGCGCGGCAAGGCGGCCGGCGTGAAGGGCTGGATCGTGAAGCCGTTCAAGGGCGATGCGGTGGTCGAGGCGCTGAAGAAGCTGGCGGGGTAA
- a CDS encoding alginate lyase family protein, which translates to MLKSRAITRFVSASIVVAMAGCSAAAQKAPAHPRVAAQTAPSGTHQTWPPNEQVARLRAVPAQWAQLRTACENNLDYVPRPVADFAPPPHYGDPKGEARIAGSLAADGNVAYQQGLCYVLSGDVRYARAGERILDAWATGVRQIAPGQGTADFNFSFPRYTLAAAMLHRDSAWDDTAFRTFLLRQVLPRSVSARPNNFGNWGVFLEAGSALYLNDHALMQRAANRWRALMASQVAPDGSLPEETCRSDTTDWCGGPDKGIRGIAYTHYTLLPTTLAAEIFRAAGIDVYAEAGGRTLAEAYARAAAWTLHPETFPYYASNGGRLQGVRTAAYFQVLQHRVPCPDGAEVISQGQLSMDGYELHLLYGT; encoded by the coding sequence ATGTTGAAAAGCCGCGCCATCACCCGTTTCGTCTCGGCGTCGATTGTCGTCGCGATGGCGGGTTGCTCAGCCGCAGCACAAAAGGCGCCCGCGCATCCGCGGGTTGCCGCGCAGACGGCGCCGTCGGGCACGCACCAGACGTGGCCGCCGAACGAGCAGGTCGCCCGGCTGCGCGCTGTTCCGGCGCAGTGGGCGCAATTGCGGACCGCATGCGAGAACAACCTGGATTATGTGCCGCGGCCGGTCGCCGATTTCGCGCCGCCGCCCCACTATGGCGATCCGAAAGGAGAGGCCCGGATCGCGGGTTCGCTCGCGGCGGACGGCAACGTGGCCTATCAGCAGGGGCTTTGCTACGTGCTGAGCGGCGATGTCCGATATGCGCGCGCCGGCGAACGGATTCTTGACGCCTGGGCGACGGGCGTGCGCCAGATTGCCCCGGGGCAGGGAACGGCCGACTTCAACTTCTCGTTTCCCCGATACACCCTTGCGGCTGCGATGCTGCATCGGGACAGCGCGTGGGACGATACGGCGTTCAGGACCTTTCTGCTTCGGCAGGTGCTGCCGCGTTCGGTGTCGGCCCGGCCCAACAACTTCGGCAACTGGGGCGTATTTCTTGAGGCGGGCAGCGCGCTGTACCTGAACGATCATGCGCTGATGCAGCGTGCGGCGAATCGATGGCGCGCACTGATGGCGTCGCAGGTCGCTCCGGACGGATCGCTGCCCGAGGAAACCTGCCGCAGCGACACGACCGATTGGTGCGGCGGCCCGGACAAGGGCATCCGGGGGATCGCCTACACCCACTACACGTTGCTGCCGACCACGCTCGCCGCGGAAATTTTCCGAGCTGCGGGCATCGACGTGTATGCCGAGGCAGGCGGCCGCACATTGGCCGAAGCGTATGCGCGTGCGGCCGCGTGGACTTTGCATCCCGAAACGTTCCCGTACTACGCGAGCAATGGCGGCCGTCTGCAGGGCGTGCGGACGGCTGCGTATTTCCAGGTGTTGCAGCACCGGGTACCGTGTCCGGATGGCGCCGAAGTGATCAGCCAGGGGCAGCTGTCGATGGATGGCTACGAACTACATCTGCTGTACGGGACGTGA
- a CDS encoding enoyl-CoA hydratase, whose product MESNHATAEPILQREARDGVVTLRLNRPQQFNALSEAMLASLHDAFGSLAADPHVRCVILAAAGKAFCAGHDLREMRGKPDLDYYRALFAQCSRVMLAMRALPVPVIARVQGIATAAGCQLVAACDLAIAADTARFAVSGINVGLFCSTPAVALSRSVAAKRAFDMLVTGRFVDAATAAAWGLVNEAVPEDALDAAVARKVAEIVAKSPAAVRYGKAMFYRQREMTLDDAYAYAGDVMARNMMEEDAGEGIDAFLEKRPPRWRT is encoded by the coding sequence ATGGAATCCAACCACGCGACAGCCGAACCCATCCTGCAGCGCGAAGCCCGCGACGGCGTCGTCACGCTGCGCCTGAACCGCCCGCAGCAATTCAACGCATTGTCCGAAGCGATGCTCGCGAGCCTGCATGACGCATTCGGATCGCTCGCGGCCGATCCGCACGTGCGCTGCGTGATCCTCGCCGCCGCAGGCAAGGCGTTTTGCGCGGGCCACGACCTGCGCGAGATGCGCGGCAAGCCCGACCTCGACTATTACCGTGCGCTGTTCGCGCAGTGCAGCCGCGTGATGCTCGCGATGCGCGCATTGCCGGTGCCGGTGATCGCGCGCGTGCAAGGCATCGCGACGGCTGCGGGCTGCCAGCTCGTCGCCGCGTGCGATCTCGCGATCGCGGCCGATACCGCGCGCTTCGCGGTGTCCGGCATCAACGTCGGCCTGTTCTGCTCGACGCCCGCCGTCGCGCTGAGCCGCAGCGTCGCGGCGAAGCGCGCGTTCGACATGCTCGTCACCGGGCGTTTCGTCGACGCGGCGACGGCCGCCGCCTGGGGCCTCGTCAACGAAGCGGTGCCGGAAGACGCGCTCGACGCAGCCGTCGCGCGCAAGGTCGCGGAGATCGTTGCAAAGAGTCCGGCCGCCGTGCGCTACGGCAAGGCGATGTTCTACCGGCAGCGCGAGATGACGCTCGACGACGCCTACGCGTATGCGGGCGACGTGATGGCGCGCAACATGATGGAGGAGGATGCGGGCGAAGGCATCGACGCGTTCCTGGAGAAGCGGCCGCCGCGCTGGCGGACCTGA
- the alr gene encoding alanine racemase: MPRPIVAHVRPDAVRHNLAFIRRTAAQSRVWAVVKANAYGHGIERIYPGLAAADGIALLDLDEAVRVRALGWDKPVLLLEGIFDPADVELVERHRLTVAVHCDAQLDLLIAAKPQRPIDIHLKMNSGMNRLGYRPAAFRAAWERAAGAPSIGAITLMTHFAIADEGEIDWQLEQFDAATAGMPGERSVSNSAAVLWHPRAHRDWVRPGTILYGASPTGAARHIADTPLMASMTLTSRIIGVQTLAPQETVGYGRRFTADQPMRIGVVACGYADGYPRHAPTGTPIAVDGVRTRVVGRVSMDMLTVDLTPCPNAGIGSHVELWGDQVKVDDVAEASGTIGYELMCAVTPRVPVVVEPLGTSGTSATQDEPLRTGSYGR, translated from the coding sequence ATGCCCCGCCCCATCGTCGCCCACGTCCGTCCCGACGCCGTTCGCCACAACCTCGCGTTCATTCGCCGCACCGCCGCGCAATCGCGCGTGTGGGCGGTCGTCAAGGCCAACGCATACGGCCACGGCATCGAGCGGATCTATCCGGGCCTCGCGGCGGCGGACGGCATCGCGCTGCTCGACCTCGACGAAGCGGTGCGCGTGCGCGCGCTCGGCTGGGACAAGCCGGTGTTGCTGCTCGAAGGAATTTTCGATCCGGCCGACGTCGAGCTGGTCGAGCGCCACCGGCTGACGGTCGCCGTTCACTGCGACGCGCAGCTCGACCTGCTGATCGCCGCGAAGCCGCAGCGGCCGATCGACATCCACCTGAAGATGAATTCCGGCATGAACCGGCTCGGCTACCGGCCCGCCGCGTTCCGCGCCGCGTGGGAGCGCGCGGCCGGCGCGCCGTCGATCGGCGCGATCACGCTGATGACGCACTTCGCGATCGCCGACGAAGGCGAGATCGACTGGCAGCTCGAGCAGTTCGACGCGGCGACGGCCGGCATGCCGGGCGAGCGCTCGGTGTCGAACTCGGCCGCGGTGCTGTGGCATCCGCGTGCGCATCGCGACTGGGTGCGCCCCGGCACGATCCTGTACGGCGCGTCGCCGACCGGCGCGGCGCGGCACATCGCCGACACGCCGCTGATGGCGTCGATGACGCTGACGAGCCGGATCATCGGCGTGCAGACGCTCGCGCCGCAGGAAACCGTCGGCTACGGCCGCCGCTTCACGGCCGACCAGCCGATGCGCATCGGCGTCGTCGCGTGCGGCTATGCGGACGGCTATCCGCGCCACGCGCCGACCGGCACGCCGATCGCGGTGGACGGCGTGCGCACGCGCGTCGTCGGCCGCGTGTCGATGGACATGCTCACCGTCGACCTCACGCCGTGCCCGAACGCGGGCATCGGTTCGCACGTCGAGCTGTGGGGCGACCAGGTGAAGGTCGACGACGTCGCCGAGGCGAGCGGCACGATCGGCTACGAGCTGATGTGCGCGGTCACGCCCCGCGTGCCGGTCGTGGTCGAGCCGCTGGGCACGTCCGGCACGTCGGCAACGCAGGACGAACCGCTGCGCACCGGCAGCTACGGGCGCTAA
- a CDS encoding MAPEG family protein, which translates to MTTSQLCLFIVAVLPFPLTILAKAKKGYDNHAPREYLAKLEGWRARAAAAHHNAWEALALFTAGLVIAWQSGANVHRVDQLAIAFVVIRVVYSLLYLLNWAALRSLTWFAGMACVVGLFFAAP; encoded by the coding sequence ATGACGACGTCCCAGCTGTGCCTGTTCATCGTGGCGGTGCTGCCGTTCCCGCTGACGATTCTCGCGAAGGCGAAGAAGGGCTACGACAACCACGCGCCGCGCGAGTACCTCGCGAAGCTCGAAGGCTGGCGCGCCCGCGCGGCGGCCGCGCACCACAACGCATGGGAGGCGCTCGCGCTGTTCACGGCCGGCCTCGTCATCGCGTGGCAATCCGGCGCCAATGTGCATCGCGTCGACCAGCTCGCGATCGCGTTCGTCGTGATCCGCGTCGTCTACTCGCTGCTCTACCTGCTGAACTGGGCCGCGCTGCGCTCGCTCACCTGGTTTGCCGGCATGGCCTGCGTCGTCGGGCTGTTCTTCGCCGCACCATAA
- the glnH gene encoding glutamine ABC transporter substrate-binding protein GlnH, with the protein MSRRSFLKTAVVVAMLGASVAHADTKTLVVGTDTSFMPFEFKQGDKYVGFDLDLWAEIAKDQGWKYTIQPMDFAGLIPALQTQNIDVALSGMTIKEERKKAIDFSAPYYDSGLAAMVQTGNTTIKSIDDLNGKVIAAKTGTATIDWIKAHLKPKEIRQFPNIDQAYLALEAGRVDAAMHDTPNVLFFVNNEGKGKVKVAGQPVSGDKYGIGFPKGSPLVAKVNEELVKIKADGRYAQIYKKWFGAEPPKM; encoded by the coding sequence ATGAGTCGCCGTTCCTTCCTGAAAACCGCCGTGGTCGTCGCCATGCTCGGCGCGAGCGTCGCGCATGCCGATACGAAAACGCTCGTGGTCGGCACCGACACGTCGTTCATGCCGTTCGAGTTCAAGCAGGGCGACAAGTACGTCGGCTTCGATCTCGACCTGTGGGCGGAGATCGCGAAGGACCAGGGCTGGAAGTACACGATCCAGCCGATGGATTTCGCGGGCCTGATCCCGGCGCTGCAGACGCAGAACATCGACGTCGCGCTGTCGGGGATGACGATCAAGGAGGAACGGAAGAAGGCGATCGACTTCTCCGCGCCGTACTACGACAGCGGCCTCGCCGCGATGGTGCAGACCGGCAACACGACGATCAAGTCGATCGACGACCTGAACGGCAAGGTGATCGCCGCGAAGACGGGCACCGCGACGATCGACTGGATCAAGGCGCACCTGAAGCCGAAGGAGATCCGCCAGTTCCCGAACATCGACCAGGCATACCTCGCGCTCGAGGCCGGCCGCGTCGACGCGGCGATGCACGACACGCCGAACGTGCTGTTCTTCGTGAACAACGAAGGCAAGGGCAAGGTGAAGGTCGCGGGCCAGCCGGTCAGCGGCGACAAGTACGGGATCGGCTTCCCGAAGGGCAGCCCGCTCGTCGCGAAGGTCAACGAGGAGCTCGTGAAGATCAAGGCCGACGGCCGCTACGCGCAGATCTACAAGAAGTGGTTCGGCGCCGAGCCGCCGAAGATGTGA
- the glnP gene encoding glutamine ABC transporter permease GlnP, whose amino-acid sequence MARPSGRAGLESNGERQVNFDWSAIWTALPDLMDGVRLTVFIALFGLLGGFVVGMIAGMFRAYGPKAMNVLAQVYIELIRGTPIVVQVMFLYFALPLLAHIRIDGLTAAIIAITVNSGAYLAEVVRGALLSIPKGLTEAGLAMGLSMPRVLLKVVGPLAFRRLIPPLGNQCIVSLKDTSLFIVIGVGELTRKGQEIIAGNFQAVEIWTAVAAIYLILTGVMTMTLRLIEKRMRIL is encoded by the coding sequence GTGGCGCGGCCGTCCGGCCGCGCCGGTCTTGAATCGAACGGGGAGCGGCAAGTGAATTTCGATTGGTCAGCGATCTGGACGGCGCTGCCGGACCTGATGGACGGGGTCCGGCTGACGGTGTTCATCGCGTTGTTCGGGTTATTGGGCGGCTTCGTCGTGGGCATGATCGCAGGCATGTTCCGCGCATACGGGCCGAAGGCAATGAACGTGCTCGCGCAGGTCTACATCGAGCTGATCCGCGGCACGCCGATCGTCGTGCAGGTGATGTTCCTGTATTTCGCGCTGCCGCTGCTCGCGCACATCCGCATCGACGGGCTGACGGCCGCGATCATCGCGATCACCGTGAATTCCGGCGCGTATCTCGCGGAAGTGGTGCGCGGCGCGCTGCTGTCGATTCCGAAGGGATTGACGGAAGCGGGGCTCGCGATGGGGCTGTCGATGCCGCGCGTGCTGCTGAAGGTGGTCGGGCCGCTCGCGTTCCGGCGGCTGATTCCGCCGCTCGGCAACCAGTGCATCGTGAGCCTGAAGGACACGTCGCTGTTCATCGTGATCGGCGTCGGCGAGCTGACGCGCAAGGGGCAGGAAATCATCGCGGGCAACTTCCAGGCGGTCGAGATCTGGACCGCGGTGGCGGCGATCTACCTGATTCTGACCGGCGTCATGACGATGACGCTTCGGCTGATCGAAAAGAGGATGCGCATACTATGA
- the glnQ gene encoding glutamine ABC transporter ATP-binding protein GlnQ, translated as MSMVEFQNVSKSFGHVPVLKHIDLKIDAGEVVVVIGPSGSGKSTMLRCINALEKITSGELLVDGQSVRGNATTIRNIRLEAGMVFQQFNLFPQMTALENVMFGPMQVRGASRADARDQAMALLDKVGLESRANHYPSELSGGQQQRVAIARALAIRPRLMLFDEPTSALDPELRHEVLKVMQDLATEGMTMIVVTHEIGFAKRVGTRLLFMDQGGIAEDGHPADLIDRPPTPRLKEFLKHVS; from the coding sequence ATGAGCATGGTCGAATTCCAGAACGTGTCGAAGAGCTTCGGCCACGTGCCGGTGCTGAAGCATATCGACCTGAAGATCGACGCGGGCGAGGTCGTGGTCGTGATCGGCCCGTCGGGCTCGGGCAAGTCGACGATGCTGCGCTGTATCAACGCGCTCGAGAAAATCACGTCCGGCGAGCTGCTCGTCGACGGCCAGAGCGTGCGCGGCAACGCGACGACGATCCGCAACATCCGGCTCGAGGCCGGCATGGTGTTCCAGCAGTTCAACCTGTTTCCGCAGATGACCGCGCTCGAGAACGTGATGTTCGGGCCGATGCAGGTGCGCGGCGCATCGCGCGCCGACGCGCGCGACCAGGCGATGGCGCTGCTCGACAAGGTCGGCCTCGAATCGCGCGCGAATCATTACCCGTCCGAGCTGTCGGGCGGCCAGCAGCAGCGCGTCGCGATCGCACGCGCGCTCGCAATCCGGCCGAGGCTGATGCTGTTCGACGAGCCGACGTCCGCGCTCGATCCGGAGTTGCGCCACGAAGTGCTGAAAGTGATGCAGGATCTCGCGACGGAAGGGATGACGATGATCGTCGTCACGCACGAGATCGGCTTCGCGAAGCGGGTCGGCACGCGGCTGCTGTTCATGGATCAGGGCGGCATCGCCGAGGACGGCCACCCGGCCGACCTGATCGACCGGCCGCCGACGCCGCGCCTGAAGGAATTCCTGAAACACGTGTCCTGA
- a CDS encoding C45 family autoproteolytic acyltransferase/hydolase, which produces MQLSLSPVIAGAPFDIGVRLGELARPVFDAYMQQSGAWQAVSRWRGHPFVHALRQAALAAYPDLVAELDGMAAGLGWPAEDVFLWNCRGELIHNAPDGCTTLAARGANGARWIAHNEDGDPFLRERCLLVDVRPDGKPGFISFYYPGSLPGHTFAANRAGVVQAINNLRIKTPAAGVPRMILARAVLDATSLDAAVDVLRRPARASGFHHTLGATDDARLLSIEASVARCSVVDVARLSGHANHLVHAGCEAEAQIVTQSSADRQRRVDALTPGIDAIDEAALLRVLGDRAPDGLPIYRDDPADPDDENTLATAVFAIGAAGIDMTVHQHGTQRFATRIVPDRRATDAS; this is translated from the coding sequence ATGCAGCTTTCCCTATCCCCCGTCATCGCCGGCGCGCCGTTCGACATCGGCGTGCGTCTCGGCGAACTCGCGCGGCCGGTGTTCGACGCGTACATGCAGCAGAGCGGTGCGTGGCAGGCGGTCAGCCGCTGGCGCGGCCATCCGTTCGTGCACGCGCTGCGGCAGGCGGCGCTCGCCGCGTATCCCGATCTCGTCGCGGAGCTCGACGGGATGGCGGCCGGCCTCGGCTGGCCGGCGGAAGACGTCTTTCTGTGGAATTGCCGCGGCGAGCTGATCCACAACGCGCCGGACGGCTGCACGACGCTCGCCGCGCGCGGCGCAAACGGCGCGCGCTGGATCGCGCACAACGAGGACGGCGACCCGTTCCTGCGCGAGCGCTGCCTGCTCGTCGACGTGCGGCCCGACGGCAAGCCGGGTTTCATCAGCTTCTATTACCCGGGCTCGTTGCCGGGCCATACGTTCGCGGCGAATCGCGCGGGCGTCGTGCAGGCGATCAACAATCTGCGCATCAAGACGCCGGCCGCCGGCGTGCCGCGGATGATCCTCGCGCGCGCGGTGCTCGACGCGACGTCGCTCGACGCGGCCGTCGACGTGCTGCGCAGGCCTGCGCGGGCGAGCGGCTTTCATCACACGCTCGGCGCGACCGACGACGCTCGGCTCCTGAGCATCGAGGCGAGCGTCGCGCGCTGCTCGGTCGTCGACGTCGCGCGGCTGTCGGGGCACGCGAACCACCTGGTGCATGCGGGCTGCGAAGCGGAAGCGCAGATCGTCACGCAGTCGTCGGCGGACCGCCAGCGGCGCGTCGACGCGCTGACGCCCGGCATCGATGCGATCGACGAAGCCGCGCTGCTGCGCGTGCTCGGCGATCGCGCGCCCGACGGCCTGCCGATCTACCGCGACGACCCGGCCGATCCCGACGACGAGAACACGCTTGCGACCGCGGTGTTCGCGATCGGCGCAGCGGGCATCGACATGACCGTCCATCAACACGGCACGCAGCGTTTCGCGACGCGCATCGTGCCGGACAGGCGCGCGACAGACGCGTCCTGA
- a CDS encoding aspartate aminotransferase family protein, with the protein MTTVFHRAPRVTLPVAVAGDGIEIIDSTGKRYIDACGGAAVSCLGHSNQRVIDAIKRQAQQLPYAHTSFFTTEVAEELADRLVDAAPAGLNHVYFVSGGSEAIEAALKLARQYFVEKGEPQRRHFIARRQSYHGNTLGALAIGGNAWRREPFLPILIEAHHVSPCYAYREQRADETEEAFAQRLADELEQTILELGPESVAAFVAETVVGATAGAVPPVRTYLKKIRAVCDKYGVLLILDEIMSGMGRTGYLFACEEDGVAPDLLTIAKGLGAGYQPIGATLVSDEIYRTIVGGSGFFQHGHTYIGHATACAAALEVQRVIAEEHLLDNVKARGEQLRALLRERYAQHPCIGDVRGRGLFVGVEFVRDRASKAAFDPALKLNAVIKREAMQRGLMVYPMGGTIDGRQGDHVLLAPPFICTAQQIDTIVERLAGAIDAAIAAVGA; encoded by the coding sequence ATGACAACCGTTTTCCATCGCGCGCCGCGCGTGACACTCCCGGTCGCCGTCGCCGGCGACGGCATCGAGATCATCGACTCGACCGGCAAGCGCTACATCGACGCATGCGGCGGCGCGGCCGTGTCGTGCCTCGGGCACAGCAACCAGCGCGTGATCGACGCGATCAAGCGCCAGGCGCAGCAACTGCCGTACGCGCACACGTCGTTCTTCACCACGGAAGTCGCCGAGGAACTGGCCGACCGGCTCGTCGACGCCGCGCCGGCGGGGCTCAACCATGTGTATTTCGTGTCGGGCGGCTCCGAGGCGATCGAGGCGGCGCTCAAGCTCGCGCGCCAGTACTTCGTCGAGAAGGGCGAGCCGCAGCGGCGTCACTTCATCGCGCGCCGGCAGAGCTATCACGGCAACACGCTCGGCGCGCTCGCGATCGGCGGCAACGCATGGCGGCGCGAGCCGTTCCTGCCGATCCTGATCGAAGCCCATCACGTGAGCCCGTGCTACGCGTATCGCGAGCAGCGCGCGGACGAAACCGAAGAGGCGTTCGCGCAGCGTCTCGCGGACGAACTCGAACAGACGATCCTCGAACTCGGCCCGGAAAGCGTTGCCGCATTCGTCGCGGAGACGGTGGTCGGCGCGACGGCGGGTGCGGTGCCGCCGGTGCGCACGTACCTGAAGAAGATTCGCGCGGTGTGCGACAAGTACGGCGTGCTGCTGATCCTCGACGAGATCATGTCGGGGATGGGGCGCACCGGCTACCTGTTCGCGTGCGAGGAAGACGGCGTCGCGCCGGACCTGCTGACGATCGCGAAGGGCCTCGGCGCGGGCTATCAGCCGATCGGCGCGACGCTCGTCAGCGACGAGATCTACCGGACGATCGTCGGCGGGTCGGGCTTCTTCCAGCACGGCCACACGTATATCGGCCATGCGACCGCCTGCGCGGCGGCGCTCGAAGTGCAGCGCGTGATCGCGGAAGAGCACCTGCTCGACAACGTGAAGGCGCGCGGCGAACAATTGCGCGCGTTGTTGCGCGAGCGTTATGCGCAGCATCCCTGTATCGGCGACGTGCGCGGGCGCGGGCTGTTCGTCGGCGTCGAATTCGTGCGCGACCGCGCGAGCAAGGCGGCGTTCGATCCGGCGCTGAAGCTGAACGCGGTGATCAAGCGCGAGGCGATGCAGCGCGGTTTGATGGTGTATCCGATGGGCGGTACGATCGACGGACGCCAGGGCGACCACGTGCTGCTCGCGCCGCCGTTCATCTGCACCGCGCAGCAGATCGACACGATCGTCGAGCGCCTGGCGGGCGCGATCGACGCGGCAATCGCGGCGGTCGGCGCATGA
- a CDS encoding carboxymuconolactone decarboxylase family protein, with the protein MTTRLPPFDPASATDAQKAVLAEILSGPRGNLNGPFLGWIASPELAQHAQRLGAFCRYRTGLPLRLSELAILVTAARWRSQAEWHIHHPIALEAGVPAATAEAIRDGVEPAFESDDDALVYAFANELYDARRVSDATFARAEERFGHEVVVNLVALLGYYALVAMTLNTFGMRAEGQTELPFPE; encoded by the coding sequence ATGACTACGAGACTTCCCCCATTCGACCCCGCATCCGCGACGGATGCGCAGAAGGCGGTGCTGGCCGAGATTCTCAGCGGGCCGCGCGGCAACCTGAACGGCCCGTTCCTCGGCTGGATCGCGAGCCCCGAGCTCGCGCAGCATGCGCAGCGCCTCGGCGCGTTCTGCCGGTATCGCACCGGCTTGCCGCTGCGCCTGTCGGAGCTCGCGATCCTCGTCACCGCCGCGCGCTGGCGCTCGCAGGCGGAATGGCACATTCATCATCCGATCGCGCTCGAAGCCGGCGTGCCGGCCGCGACCGCCGAGGCGATCCGGGACGGCGTCGAGCCGGCGTTCGAGTCGGACGACGATGCGCTGGTCTACGCGTTCGCGAACGAACTGTACGATGCGCGGCGCGTCAGCGACGCGACGTTCGCCCGCGCGGAGGAGCGCTTCGGCCACGAGGTGGTCGTCAATCTCGTGGCGCTGCTCGGCTATTACGCGCTCGTCGCGATGACGCTCAACACGTTCGGCATGCGCGCGGAAGGCCAGACGGAACTGCCGTTTCCGGAGTAA